Genomic DNA from Sphingobium sp. WTD-1:
CGCCCGCGCCGCTGCTGCATCCGTCACCTTCGCTGTCGCCATGTCCGCTCCTGCCATATCCGAAACGGGCTAGAGCAAGCCGCGCGCCAGGTAAATGATTTCAGGCCATGACCGCTCGATCCGCGCCTTGCCATTGCCAAGACCCCACCCCTGCCTCTATGGCAACCCGCCTGATCGCCAATACCGGACGCACCACAGGCATGGCCACGGGCCTTTCTGCTATCTTCTTACAGAATCGCGCTGCCCTGCTGCGCTTCCTGCGCGCGCGCGGTGCGGGCGAGGATGCGGAGGACCTGCTGCAGGACATGTGGATGAAGCTGGAGGCGAAGGATCTGGGGCCGGTCGCCGATCCCCTGCCCTATCTTTACCGCATGGCCAACAACCTGATGCTCGATCGCTATCGTTCCGCCACCCGGCGCGAGCGGCGCGAGCAGGACTGGGCCGAAGGCGCCGGAGGGGTCATGGCCGATCCGAATGACGATCTGGCGGTCGACGAACGCATGATCCTCAATCAGCGGCTGGAACAGGCGCGCGGCATATTGGCCGATCTTGGCCCCCGCGTCGAACTGGTGTTCCGCCGGTTCCGCATAGAGGGGGTCGGCCAGCGGCTGATCGCGGAGGAATTGGGGGTCAGCCTGACCACGGTCGAGAAGGATCTGCAAAAGGCCTATCGGGCAATGCTTGCGCTCAAGCAAAGTCTGGATACGGAATGAGCGGATCGGCGGCGTCTGGCTCTTCAAGGGGCAAGAAATGAACAGGGCACAGGCCATGATGAACGAGGAGGCGCTCGGATGGGTAATCCGCACGCGCGATCCCGAATTTGACGACTGGGACGCCTTCATCATCTGGCTGGAGGGCGATCCCGCACGCGCGACTGCCTATGATGCGCTGATGGCGGCCGACGCGGATCTGGCGGACATGGTTCCGGCAGAACCCGTCGTCATGCCTGTTGCCGCCAATGATGCCGGCGAACGTCACCGCCGCCCGCTGCGCTGGATCGGCGGCGGCGCGATCGCCGCCGCGCTGGTCGCCGCCGTCTCGGTCGGCCTGCTCAATCGCAGCGATATCTACAGCATCACCACCCGTCCGGGCGAAACCCGCAGCATCGCGCTCGACGACGGCACGACGATCGAACTGAACGGCGGCACCACGTTGCGCCTCGATCGCAAAAATCTGCGCTTTGCGGCGCTCGACGCGGGCGAAGCCGCCTTCACCGTGCGCCATGACGCTGCCGATCCGTTCCGCGTGACCGTGGGCAACGCCGTGTTCGAGGATGCCGGCACCGTCTTCAACATCTTCCATAGTGGCAACGCCACCCGCATCGGCGTGTCCGAGGGCAAGGTGATCTACAATCCGCAGGCCGAAGCCATCTCGCTGCCCGCCGGCCGCGCGCTGAGCGATGGCGCCGAAGGGCTGCGCGTGATGGATGTCGCGCCCCAGGCCGTCGCCAGCTGGCGCCAGGGCCAGCTCATCTATGCCAATGCGCCGGTCGGCGACGTGACCCAGGATATCGCCCGCTCGCTGGGCGTGACGCTGGCCGCGACGC
This window encodes:
- a CDS encoding RNA polymerase sigma factor, producing the protein MATGLSAIFLQNRAALLRFLRARGAGEDAEDLLQDMWMKLEAKDLGPVADPLPYLYRMANNLMLDRYRSATRRERREQDWAEGAGGVMADPNDDLAVDERMILNQRLEQARGILADLGPRVELVFRRFRIEGVGQRLIAEELGVSLTTVEKDLQKAYRAMLALKQSLDTE
- a CDS encoding FecR domain-containing protein, coding for MMNEEALGWVIRTRDPEFDDWDAFIIWLEGDPARATAYDALMAADADLADMVPAEPVVMPVAANDAGERHRRPLRWIGGGAIAAALVAAVSVGLLNRSDIYSITTRPGETRSIALDDGTTIELNGGTTLRLDRKNLRFAALDAGEAAFTVRHDAADPFRVTVGNAVFEDAGTVFNIFHSGNATRIGVSEGKVIYNPQAEAISLPAGRALSDGAEGLRVMDVAPQAVASWRQGQLIYANAPVGDVTQDIARSLGVTLAATPGAQAMRFTGTIRLERDPSRFFAAAAPLMGLSAIRQGNGWLLKEGDGSQN